A genomic window from Erythrobacter sp. BLCC-B19 includes:
- the fliD gene encoding flagellar filament capping protein FliD — protein sequence METAGSSIISALGAGSGVDFTKLASDISAATYAAQRNQITARKTSLEAQVSAASQLRGAITGLASALGDRVRTGDLAPKGTLANPAVATVTVPPGLSPRGSFSLEVTQLARSQTLLSRPLASRDALVGEGTLTLRFGTVSGTSFTPDAARAGIDIAVTDTDTLATLASKINTASGGAVQAYVATGTNGAQLVMKGREGAANGFQLEATGMGGGPVAGDLEYLGWTPASGGALLQSTARNATLSLDGVAMTSPTNRVTGLPGGFTLDLAATNTGAPTTLSFGTSTTAITSVMEDFVVALNDIVGQLNDLAAPIGGELGNDPGAREFRRDLAGLSGRVVMPGAGTNDPRTLADLGLALNRDGTFKLDTARLNRSLETNPDAVAAMFTTGVNGVFATVDRFARESSLVTDPVSLGGSLSRYEKQLAASDERLTRIAEQQEALRERLTREFTASERRVAASQSTLAFLRQQVDIWSNSDN from the coding sequence ATGGAAACCGCAGGCTCATCGATCATTTCCGCGCTCGGCGCCGGTAGCGGCGTTGATTTCACCAAGCTCGCCTCGGACATCTCCGCTGCGACCTATGCGGCGCAGCGCAACCAGATCACCGCGCGCAAGACCTCGCTGGAGGCGCAGGTTTCCGCTGCCAGCCAGCTGCGCGGCGCGATCACCGGCCTTGCCAGCGCGCTGGGCGACCGCGTGCGCACCGGCGATCTGGCCCCCAAGGGCACGCTCGCCAACCCTGCTGTCGCGACGGTAACCGTGCCCCCCGGCCTGTCTCCGCGCGGCAGTTTCAGCCTTGAAGTCACGCAGCTCGCCCGCAGCCAGACGCTGCTTTCACGCCCGCTCGCCAGCCGCGATGCGCTGGTGGGGGAGGGCACGCTGACCCTGCGCTTCGGCACGGTCAGCGGCACAAGCTTCACCCCCGATGCCGCGCGGGCGGGGATCGACATTGCCGTGACCGATACCGACACCCTCGCCACGCTCGCGAGCAAGATCAACACGGCCAGCGGCGGCGCGGTGCAGGCCTATGTCGCCACCGGCACCAATGGCGCGCAGCTGGTGATGAAGGGGCGCGAAGGCGCGGCCAACGGCTTCCAGCTCGAAGCGACCGGCATGGGCGGCGGGCCGGTTGCGGGCGATCTCGAATATCTCGGCTGGACGCCCGCCAGCGGCGGCGCGCTGCTGCAATCCACCGCGCGCAATGCCACGCTGTCGCTGGATGGCGTGGCGATGACCAGCCCGACCAACCGGGTGACCGGCCTGCCGGGCGGCTTCACGCTCGATCTTGCCGCCACCAACACCGGCGCGCCGACGACGCTGAGCTTCGGCACCAGCACCACCGCCATCACCAGCGTGATGGAAGACTTCGTCGTCGCGCTCAACGATATCGTCGGCCAGCTCAATGATCTGGCCGCGCCGATTGGCGGCGAGCTGGGCAATGATCCGGGCGCGCGCGAGTTCCGGCGTGATCTGGCTGGGCTGTCGGGCCGCGTGGTCATGCCGGGCGCGGGAACCAATGACCCGCGCACGCTCGCCGATCTCGGCCTCGCGCTCAACCGCGACGGCACCTTCAAGCTCGATACCGCGCGGCTCAACCGGTCGCTCGAAACCAACCCCGATGCGGTCGCGGCGATGTTCACCACCGGGGTCAACGGGGTGTTCGCGACGGTCGATCGCTTCGCGCGCGAAAGCAGCCTGGTGACCGATCCGGTCTCGCTCGGCGGGTCGCTCAGCCGCTACGAGAAGCAGCTGGCGGCCAGTGACGAGCGCCTGACCCGGATTGCCGAGCAGCAGGAAGCCCTGCGCGAACGGCTGACGCGCGAATTCACTGCCTCGGAACGCCGGGTGGCGGCCTCGCAATCGACGCTCGCCTTCCTGCGCCAGCAGGTCGACATCTGGTCGAACAGCGATAATTGA
- a CDS encoding lipopolysaccharide biosynthesis protein encodes MADPTETPAPRPSLAAQVRTAVIWRSGSQVLTQIVSWASTLIVIRLLAPEDYGLFAMAQVMLTLLSTMNGWGLASALIREDEVSEERLRQTLGMLILLNGGLALTQFIAAPLVAAWFEQPMVTQLLRVQSLLYLAVPFCALPHAILSRRMDFRRPAQVRLAAALAGAITALTGALSGWGVWTLVSAPMMMLLTEAVGMTWAARAPIRPSFRFTGARHIAGFGGVMTATQIFWFVQSQADVMIAGRVLDPHSLGVYTTGLFLAQLMAAKFVPPINEVAYAAYSRQQTEGQADQIAPALLATVRLVMLVGLPAYAGLAVVAPVLVPVLLGDKWVGIVPLLPILAGAMAMLTLQILFSPATNARGFPGIALKVTMLGSVVMPLAFFTGSYWGVAGFVWGWVGGMAVLLAATIALSRGVLGFSLAGLGRAILPPLAAALVMAGGVALMLRALPQTLPPLAALASAVALGVALYLGALHLIAPDRLAEALRFVRNRGASEDAPAPLPAE; translated from the coding sequence ATGGCTGACCCGACCGAAACCCCCGCCCCCCGCCCCTCGCTCGCCGCGCAGGTGCGAACCGCGGTGATCTGGCGATCGGGCAGCCAGGTGCTGACCCAGATCGTGTCATGGGCCTCGACCCTGATCGTGATCCGCCTGCTCGCGCCGGAGGATTACGGTCTGTTCGCGATGGCGCAGGTCATGCTGACGCTGCTCAGCACCATGAACGGCTGGGGTCTCGCCAGCGCGCTGATCCGCGAGGACGAGGTCAGCGAGGAACGGCTGCGCCAGACGCTCGGGATGCTGATCCTGCTCAATGGCGGCCTTGCCCTCACCCAGTTCATCGCCGCGCCGCTGGTGGCCGCGTGGTTCGAACAGCCGATGGTGACGCAGCTCCTGCGGGTGCAATCGCTGCTTTACCTCGCGGTGCCGTTCTGTGCGCTGCCGCACGCGATCCTTTCGCGGCGCATGGACTTCCGCCGCCCGGCGCAGGTGCGCCTTGCCGCGGCGCTCGCAGGGGCGATCACGGCGCTGACGGGGGCGCTGAGCGGCTGGGGCGTGTGGACGCTGGTGAGCGCGCCGATGATGATGCTGCTGACCGAAGCGGTCGGCATGACCTGGGCCGCCCGCGCGCCGATCCGTCCCAGTTTCCGCTTTACCGGCGCGCGCCATATCGCGGGCTTTGGCGGGGTGATGACGGCGACCCAGATCTTCTGGTTCGTCCAGAGCCAGGCCGATGTGATGATCGCCGGGCGCGTGCTCGATCCGCACAGTCTCGGGGTTTACACCACAGGGCTGTTCCTCGCGCAGCTGATGGCGGCCAAGTTCGTGCCGCCGATCAACGAGGTCGCCTATGCCGCCTATTCGCGGCAGCAGACCGAAGGGCAGGCCGATCAGATCGCCCCGGCCCTGCTGGCGACCGTGCGGCTGGTGATGCTGGTGGGCCTACCCGCCTATGCCGGTCTGGCCGTGGTCGCGCCGGTGCTGGTGCCGGTGCTGCTGGGCGACAAGTGGGTGGGGATCGTCCCGCTCTTGCCGATCCTGGCGGGCGCAATGGCGATGCTGACGCTGCAAATCCTGTTTTCGCCCGCCACAAACGCGCGCGGCTTTCCGGGGATTGCGCTGAAGGTGACGATGCTGGGGAGCGTGGTGATGCCGCTCGCCTTCTTCACCGGATCCTATTGGGGCGTCGCGGGGTTCGTCTGGGGCTGGGTCGGCGGAATGGCGGTGCTGCTCGCGGCGACCATCGCGCTGTCGCGCGGCGTGCTGGGCTTCAGCCTGGCCGGCCTTGGCCGCGCGATCCTGCCGCCGCTGGCCGCCGCGCTGGTGATGGCGGGGGGCGTCGCGCTGATGCTGCGCGCGCTCCCTCAGACGCTGCCGCCGCTCGCAGCGCTGGCCTCTGCGGTGGCGCTGGGCGTGGCGCTCTACCTCGGCGCGCTGCACCTGATCGCGCCGGATCGCCTCGCCGAAGCGCTGCGCTTCGTGCGCAATCGCGGGGCCAGCGAGGATGCGCCGGCACCGCTTCCGGCGGAGTGA
- a CDS encoding GNAT family N-acetyltransferase, which produces MYESRIAADHLTVTAVEGFPPELNTLAACNLAGHGFLRAAWYAARSPQQGRTLLLRREDDGAALAAIPTIAFGPVIGRARKVPGSYWPLRSPLIAPDCDVFELAHALDHPAAARCLGGVWRVGPVRGDAPATELLIAAAQLANWAVLSRPAGTSWVIDLDAARARGWPSSATARKLRAVWRKLEEQGTPSWRYVRGAEWDTAALEAMGTVEAGSWIARLTDGSGAKFMTSAQRSLWSYALTDPMLAEMLCATILMLDNRPIAFSFDLDDGALQYGIAGSYVEALGHLGIGKLTNYRAMEDAIADGQSVMDMGVGDTGYKQAMGALEGYAMSDLLFVRNRSAAMMLAQAWGPELLPTAATRALMPGRFPYG; this is translated from the coding sequence ATGTACGAAAGCAGGATTGCAGCCGACCATCTGACGGTCACGGCGGTTGAGGGCTTTCCGCCCGAACTCAACACGCTCGCCGCCTGCAATCTGGCAGGGCATGGCTTCCTGCGCGCGGCATGGTATGCGGCCCGCTCTCCGCAACAGGGCCGCACGCTGCTGCTGCGGCGCGAGGATGACGGCGCTGCGCTCGCGGCGATCCCCACGATTGCCTTCGGCCCGGTGATCGGCCGCGCGCGCAAGGTGCCGGGTTCCTACTGGCCCTTGCGCAGCCCCCTGATTGCGCCGGATTGCGATGTGTTCGAACTGGCCCACGCGCTCGACCATCCCGCCGCCGCGCGCTGCCTTGGCGGGGTGTGGCGGGTCGGCCCGGTGCGGGGCGATGCGCCCGCCACCGAGCTCCTGATCGCGGCCGCCCAGCTCGCCAATTGGGCGGTGCTGTCGCGGCCTGCCGGGACAAGCTGGGTGATCGACCTTGATGCCGCCCGCGCGCGCGGCTGGCCGAGCAGCGCCACCGCCCGCAAATTGCGTGCGGTGTGGCGCAAGCTTGAAGAACAGGGCACGCCCAGCTGGCGCTATGTCAGGGGCGCGGAATGGGACACCGCCGCGCTCGAGGCGATGGGGACGGTCGAGGCAGGCAGCTGGATCGCGCGCCTTACCGATGGCAGCGGGGCGAAGTTCATGACCTCGGCCCAGCGTTCCTTGTGGAGCTATGCGCTGACCGATCCGATGCTGGCCGAGATGCTGTGCGCCACCATCCTGATGCTCGATAACCGCCCGATCGCCTTCAGCTTCGATCTCGACGATGGCGCGCTGCAATATGGCATTGCGGGCAGCTATGTCGAAGCGCTGGGGCACCTCGGGATCGGCAAGCTCACCAATTACCGCGCGATGGAAGATGCGATCGCCGATGGGCAGAGCGTGATGGACATGGGCGTGGGCGATACCGGCTACAAGCAGGCGATGGGCGCCCTCGAGGGCTATGCGATGTCCGACCTGCTGTTCGTGCGCAATCGTTCCGCTGCAATGATGCTGGCGCAGGCCTGGGGGCCGGAGCTGCTGCCGACCGCCGCCACGCGGGCGCTGATGCCGGGCAGGTTCCCCTATGGCTGA
- a CDS encoding alpha/beta fold hydrolase → MTTPRPAPVTRTYPVNGIDLAVHQWASDGAGVPLVFAHATGFHGRVWGALVDHFADHPAYGIDMRGHGLSRAAPIADWRVLASDVAEFLAQSGLSGVVGIGHSMGAHTLLQTAADHPEAFSRLVLFDPVILAPDYYGDGTPIFTADNPHPAIRRKRDFASAEAMIERFRARDPYDLFDARVFADYCRYGLVPAASGEGMELACPPEVEASVYASSRSNGAILDAARTVDIPVLVVRAQHTNLNDFKSSPTWPELANVLPQGTDLYRPDMTHFHPFQDPADAAKIIAEFIV, encoded by the coding sequence ATGACCACGCCCCGGCCCGCTCCCGTCACCCGCACCTATCCCGTCAACGGCATCGATCTTGCCGTCCACCAATGGGCCTCTGACGGAGCGGGCGTGCCGCTGGTGTTCGCCCACGCGACCGGGTTTCATGGGCGCGTGTGGGGCGCTCTGGTCGACCATTTCGCCGATCACCCGGCCTATGGCATCGATATGCGCGGCCACGGCCTGTCGCGCGCCGCGCCGATTGCGGACTGGCGGGTGCTGGCGAGCGATGTTGCTGAATTTCTTGCACAATCCGGCCTCTCCGGGGTGGTCGGCATCGGCCATTCAATGGGCGCGCACACCCTGCTCCAGACCGCCGCGGATCATCCCGAGGCCTTCAGCCGCCTCGTGCTGTTCGACCCCGTGATCCTCGCGCCCGATTACTACGGCGATGGCACGCCGATCTTCACCGCCGACAACCCCCACCCCGCGATCCGCCGCAAGCGCGACTTCGCCAGCGCCGAGGCGATGATCGAACGCTTCCGCGCCCGCGACCCCTATGACCTGTTCGACGCCCGCGTTTTCGCAGATTACTGCCGCTACGGCCTCGTCCCCGCCGCCTCGGGTGAGGGAATGGAACTCGCCTGCCCGCCCGAAGTCGAGGCCAGCGTCTATGCCTCAAGCCGCAGCAATGGGGCCATTCTGGATGCCGCCCGCACGGTCGATATTCCGGTGCTGGTGGTGCGCGCGCAGCACACCAATCTCAACGATTTCAAGAGCTCGCCGACCTGGCCCGAACTGGCAAATGTCCTGCCGCAGGGGACCGACCTCTACCGGCCGGACATGACCCACTTCCACCCCTTCCAGGATCCGGCGGATGCGGCCAAGATCATCGCGGAATTTATTGTCTAG
- a CDS encoding EscU/YscU/HrcU family type III secretion system export apparatus switch protein: MAEETAGEKTFAPTAKRRQDAAKKGDVLRSKELATAAATGAGALGLWGLGAWLNEGLGQVARAGFHFDRAALDGFTPGAAMGDAALAALPPVLALGLIVAAVTTISQLALGQDGRWVAGNAGFKGSRINPLSGFKRILGWQGLIELGKGLAKLALLGGIAWVWAKDRLPELLALGTLTLEGQLGVATDAIASLVGALLIGLLIIAGIDYPLQRFQRDKRLKMSLQDMREENKESEGSPEMKSARRQRQRDLARGGVAKAMQEAQFIIVNPLHFAVALTYDPARAPAPLLLCKGRGETALAMREIATESGLPVLEYPSLARAVYFTTRPNQMVREELYVALASLVAFVMALKRGQRPRRPVVEVPQALRFDGDGRPQDHP, from the coding sequence ATGGCCGAGGAAACCGCTGGCGAAAAGACCTTCGCCCCCACCGCCAAACGCCGTCAGGACGCCGCCAAAAAGGGCGACGTGCTGCGGTCGAAGGAACTCGCCACCGCCGCCGCCACTGGCGCGGGGGCGCTGGGGCTGTGGGGGCTGGGGGCGTGGCTGAACGAGGGGCTGGGGCAGGTCGCGCGCGCGGGCTTCCACTTCGACCGGGCGGCGCTGGACGGCTTCACCCCCGGCGCGGCGATGGGCGATGCCGCGCTCGCCGCGCTGCCGCCGGTGCTGGCGCTGGGGCTGATCGTCGCCGCGGTCACCACGATATCGCAACTGGCGCTAGGGCAGGACGGGCGCTGGGTCGCGGGCAATGCGGGGTTCAAGGGATCGCGCATCAATCCCCTGTCGGGCTTCAAGCGCATCCTCGGCTGGCAGGGGCTGATCGAACTGGGCAAGGGGCTGGCCAAGCTGGCGCTGCTGGGCGGGATTGCATGGGTGTGGGCCAAGGACCGCCTGCCCGAACTGCTCGCGCTCGGCACGCTGACGCTCGAAGGCCAGCTGGGCGTTGCGACCGATGCCATCGCCAGCCTTGTCGGCGCGCTGCTGATCGGCCTGCTGATCATCGCCGGGATCGACTACCCCCTGCAACGCTTCCAGCGCGACAAGCGCCTGAAGATGAGCCTTCAGGACATGCGCGAGGAGAACAAGGAATCCGAAGGCTCGCCCGAGATGAAATCGGCCCGCCGCCAGCGCCAGCGCGATCTGGCGCGCGGGGGTGTGGCCAAGGCGATGCAGGAGGCGCAGTTCATCATCGTCAACCCGCTGCACTTTGCGGTGGCGCTGACCTATGACCCGGCCCGCGCGCCCGCGCCGCTGCTGCTGTGCAAGGGGCGGGGGGAGACGGCGCTCGCCATGCGCGAGATCGCGACGGAAAGCGGCCTGCCGGTGCTGGAATACCCGAGCCTTGCCCGTGCGGTCTATTTCACCACCCGCCCCAATCAGATGGTGCGCGAGGAACTCTATGTCGCGCTCGCATCCCTCGTGGCCTTCGTGATGGCGCTGAAGCGCGGCCAACGCCCGCGCCGCCCGGTGGTGGAGGTGCCGCAAGCCCTGCGCTTCGATGGCGATGGAAGACCACAGGATCACCCTTAA